Genomic window (Desulforapulum autotrophicum HRM2):
TCGGAGCAGCCCAGGACGGGCTGCGAGAATGAGCGGAGGGCAATACCTTCCTCTGGTTGACGGAATGATACGAGTTTCTTATAAATATGGAGAGGGCTGGACCATGTTCATCACATTTTTTTATAAGCTCAAGGAGGTGGGGGTTCCTGTCTCACCCACGGCTTTTTTAACCCTTCAAAAGGCCCTGGACAGGGGGCTTGTCTCAACACTGGATGATTTTTATACCACGGCCAGGGCCGTTCTGGTTAAGAGTGAACGTTATTTTGATCTCTACGACCAGGTGTTTGCCTTCTGCTTTGAAGGTGTCGCGCTCCCCGACAGCAGTGGGTTTGAGGTTGATGAGGTGGCAAGGGCCATGCTTGACGAATGGCTGAAAAATCCCAAACAGCTGGCCAACGCCCTTGGTATTGATCCGGCCAAACTTGCCGATCTCTCCCCGGATGAACTCATCGACTATTTCAAACAGCGGCTCAAAGACCAGGAGGGCCGCCATGAGGGTGGAAACAAATGGATCGGCACGGGCGGCACATCCCCGGTGGGGCACTCGGGCTACCACCCCGGCGGTATGCGGGTCGGTGGAGAGTCCCGGAACAAGTCTGCTGTAAAAGTTGCCAACGAGCGGCGTTACAAGGACTACTCTGCAAGGGGGCCGTTAACTCAGGCCATGGTGGGAGAAGCTTTAAAAAGACTTCGCAACATGGTGCCCACCGGTCCCAGGGACGAGATCAACATCCACGACACTATTTACAAAACCATGAAAAATGCCGGTGAGATCGAGCTTGTTTTTGATCGATCCATGCGGGACCGCCTCAAGATTATCCTTGCCATTGACAACGGGGGGTGGTCCATGGATCCCTACATCTCCGTGGTTCAGACCCTGTTTGACTATGCCCGGGCCCAGTTCAAGGAGGTCAAGACGGTGTTTTTCCACAACACCATCTACGACCATGTGTGGGAAGACCCCCAGCGATATCGGAAGCCCTTACGGGTGGATGATTTTACCCGACGTGATCCTGAAACCCGTTTCATTGTTCTTGGGGATGCCAGCATGGCACCCTATGAACTCATGGCTGCCGACGGTTCCATCCACGTAAGTGGCAGGAGCGGCAAGCCGAGCATTGAGCGCCTGCGTTTCATCGCTGAAACCTTTGCCCATTGTGTGTGGCTCAATCCCGTGCAGGAGTCCATGTGGGGGTATACCCATTCCATCATGGCCATTTCTTCGGTTTTTCCCATGTTTGAACTTTCCCTGGATGGCCTGGAAAAGGCTGTATCCCGTCTTATGATCCGCTAGGACGGTCAACATTGTAAAGCTTGCAGGTGTTGTTCCACACGGTTTCAGACAAGGTTTCAATATCCGCCTGTCTAACCTCGGCCAGCCGTTCCATTACAAATTTTACAAAGGCGGGTTCGTTTCGACGCACCTTGTTTTTCCGGGGGGCAGGGGTGAGATAGGGGGCATCCGTTTCGATGAGGATGCGATCCTCTGGGATCATGGGGGCCAGTCTGCGAAGTTCGGCCCCCCGTTGTTTGATGGTAAGGATACCCGTGATGCCGATGTGAAAGCCAAGGTCAAGGTAGCTGAACATTTCTTCTTTTGTTCCTGAAAAACAGTGGACAACGCCTTGGGGAGCCTTGAAGTTGAAGGCCTTGACCATTTCCTGGAACCGTCCCATGGAGTCTCGTTCATGGAAGATCATTGGCAGGCCGAGATCTTCGGCTGCGGCCATCTGGGTTTCAAACCATAGTTCCTGAACACTGGCCGGCGAGTGCATGCGGTTAAAGTCCAGGCCGATTTCTCCCCAGGCCCTTACGCAGTCGTTCTGGGCAAGTTCCTTTAAGGTATCGATGGTTTCAGAGGTGCAGCCTTCGGCATCATGGGGATGGATGCCCACGGCCGTATATATATTGCCATGTGTTCGGGCAAGGCAGATGGCTTTTTCAGATGTTTCAATGCTGACCCCTGCTATCATCATGGCCTTAACCCCGGCCTCGCTGGCGCGCTCGAGCATTGGGTCAAAATCTTCTTCAAAACAGGGATCGTTAATATGGCAATGGCTGTCAAAGAGCCTCATGGTTTATTCCTCCTCATGTCAATGGTAAAAACATTCATATTTACAGGATATTAAGGTCAAGATCAAGCTCAACATGGATTTGGCAGCAATTCTAATTAGAATTGCTTTGGTGAATGGCTTGGATTCGTGATATATATACAATGTCATTTCTCCCATGCCTGTATCGTGAATTTCCATGGGGTTATCCATGTAAAATATCTGACCCGTTGACTGGATATCAAACAGGCAAACAGGTAAGATGGTGTTAACTGGACCTTGGGTTGAAGACCGGAATGGTCCGAACAAGGAGGCAATATGAATTCCCAGGATATTTTTAAAAATGCATTGATCTATGAGCGAAAGATTCGAGATCTGTATCTGTCCGCAGTAGACACCATTGACGATGACAGGGGAAAATCCATTTTTAAGGCCCTGGCCGATGATGAACAATCCCACATTGATTTTCTGGAACACGGTCTGGATCTGCTTGCCCAGGAAAGAGAGATTGACATTGAAAGCCTGAAATCCGACATCTCGCCAGTGGTTGATGATGGGATTGAGCAGATGAAAGATCGGATTCCAGAACAGATGCTCGGCGATGTCAAGCGGGTCCTGAATGCAGCCCTGGGCCTGGAAATTGAAACCAGCCGTTTTTATAAAAAAGCCTGCGAAAATTCCCAGGGCCCCATCAGGGAGATGCTCGAGAAGTTTTATGAGATTGAACAGCGCCATGTGGAGGTGGTTCAGGTTCAACTGGATTATGCAACCGGCAGCGGATACTGGTTCAATTTCATGGAAAAGGATATGGAAGATTAACCAGGGGAACTTTTTTGTCTGGCTTGACAATGCCTACATTGTGGTATAGTAATTTTACATTATGCCAATTTTAAAGGAGCCGACAATGGAGATCCTCAACGCAAGCGACGCTGCATGCAAGAGCGAACATCAATTCATATCCGAGCACAGGGAAAAGCTTCCCGGTGTAATCGAAACCGTCCTTGCCAGTATGGAGGATGAGACCTGCTTTGCCCACATCGGGGATGAGCCTATCCATTTTTCCACCTCGGTCAAGGTCATGGTGGATAAATTCAGGGAGGTTCTCTTCCCCGGTTATTTCTCGAAAAAAAAGCTTGATGCAGCTAACCTTGCTTACTGCATGGGCCAGAATATTTCCGAGCTCCACGACATTCTGTCCGAGCAGATTGTGCATGTCATGCGCCATGACTGCCTTAGATATGGACAGGCCTGCACGGATTGTGAAAGAAGAGGGCAGGAGATGGCCCTGGCCGTCATTGAAAAGGTGCCCGGAGTCAGACAGGCCCTTGCCGAGGATGTAAGGGGGGCCTATGATGGTGATCCTGCAGCCAAAAGCCATGACGAGGTGATCTTCAGCTATCCCGGGCTCTTTGCCATCACCGTGTATCGGATTGCCCATATTCTTCATCAGCTTCAGATTCCCCAGCTGCCACGGATCATGTCCGAGCATGCCCACAGTCTTACCGGCATCGATATCCATCCCGGCGCCCGGATTGGACGGCGTTTTGTCATTGACCATGGGACGGGTATTGTCATTGGCGAGACAAGCATCATTGGCAACAATGTCAGGATCTATCAGAACGTCACCATTGGAGCGCTTTCCCTGCCACCGGGTTCGGGCAAGAGTCTCAAGGGAAAGAAGCGCCACCCCACCATTGAGGATGATGTCATCGTCTATTCCGGGGCCACCATTCTCGGGGGGCAGACAACCATTGGACGAGGGTCGGTCATTGGCGGAAACGTCTGGATCACCGAATCCATCCCTGCCGATACCAAGGTTTTTATTGAAACCCCCAGGCTTATTTATCGATACAAGGAGAGGGAAAATGAATATTCTATCTGATCTTACAAAGGGCTGGGGATGCACACCCCTTGTCCATTTAAAGAGTTTGAGTTCCAGGTACCATGCAACAATTCTGGGAAAGGTCGAGGCGTACAACCCCATGGGCAGCATAAAGGACCGCATTGGTGTTGCCATGATCGAGGCCGCTGAACGAGAGGGGCTCATCACCAAAGACACTGTCATTGTGGAGCCGACCAGCGGGAATACCGGTATAGCCCTTGCCTTTACAGCGGCGGTCAAGGGGTTGAAACTGATTCTCACCATGCCTGAAACCATGAGTGTGGAGCGACGCAAACTGTTGAAACACCTGGGGGCAACCCTGGTGCTGACACCGGGTCCCCTTGGCATGAAAGGTGCCGTTGAAAAGGCCAGGGCCATTGTGGCTGAGACCGATAATGCATTTATGCCCGATCAGTTTTCCAACCCTGCCAACCCGGCTGTCCATGCAAAAACCACGGCCGAAGAAATCTGGATTGATACCGACGGAAAGGTTGACATCCTTGTGTCAGGGGTCGGCACCGGCGGCACCATCACCGGCGTCGCCGGGGTGATCAAACAGCGGCGGCCGTCGTTCAGGGCTGTTGCCGTGGAGCCGGCTGAGTCTCCTGTTTTGTCCGGTGGCGCCCCCGGACCCCATAAAATCCAGGGTATCGGGGCCGGGTTCATTCCCCAGGTTCTTGATCTTTCCCTTGTGGATGAGATTGTCCAGGTGGCATCCGCCGATGCCATGAAACAGGCAAAACAGCTTGCCCGGGACGAAGGCATCCTTTGCGGTATCTCGTCGGGTGCCGCCATCCAGGCTGTTATCGATCTTGCCTCAAAAGAGGAAAACAGGGAAAAACTCATGGTGGTTATTCTGCCCGACACGGGAGAAAGATATTTGAGCACCGATCTTTTCCTTGACTCTGTTTAGACAATAGGGTTGATATTAACTATGTTTTTGATAAAATGACCTGAATGATCGAAGCAGGGTCGTTTCCCGGAAATGCTGTCACCCAGGTTTTAAACATATTTAACGAATGGAATTTAATTGATGGAAAAGATCAAGATTTCCAAAGGATTTACCACTCCCCTTGCCGGCATGCCTGACATTGGCATCATTGAGCTTTCTGATCCCAGAACCCTTGGTCTATCCGCCATGGATGTTCCCCATATCCGGGCCAAACTTATGGTCAAGGAGGGTGACAGGGTCCAGACTGGGGCCCCCCTGTTTTATGACAAGCGGGATAAATCCGTACAATATGTGTCACCGGGCACGGGCGTGATTCAGAAAATCGTGTACGGCGAACGCAGGCGATTGCACGAGGTCGTTATCAGCCTTGAAGGTGCCGAGGATTTTGTTGAGTTTGACCCGATCTCCCTGTCAGCGCTTGGCGAAGTGTCCAGGCAGGTCCTTGTGGAACGCCTTAAACAGGGGGGGATGTGGCAGGCCCTTCGCCAGTTCCCGGCAATGGACACGGCAGACGCCAGCCACACCCCTTCCATGATCATTGTTTCCCTTTCGGGAAACGATCCTTTTTCCCCTGATCCGGGTGTTGTGTTTGAACGAGAGCAGACCGCACTTCATTTTGGCCTTGAGGTGTTGAAACGATTGTCCGACAGGATCGTTGTAACGGTAAGGGAGGGCAGCCTTGAACGGCTGGGAAAGGTGAAGTCTTCGGTTACCCACACGGTGCCCGACATCTATCCTGCCTGGAATCCCGGTGCCGTTCTTTACCATCTCAAAAAAGATTCAGCAGAAAACAGTTCCTGGTGCATCGCCGCAGATCACCTGGTCATGATGGCCAGGTTTTTAATGACCGGCCGATACCCCACCCAAAAGATCATCACTGTCACCCGGGGCAGGGAACATCGTCCCCATATTCTGACCCGACAGGGGGCCCCGGTCAAAGCCCTTATAGGCGATTTTATTGACAGGAGCCTCATCACCACAGGCCGGTTCAACGGCAGGATCGTGGAACCTGACGATCACCTGGGGTTTTTTGAAAATACACTCAACCTCATCGATACCCCGGACGGTGAGGAACTGTTAGGGTTTATCCGTCCGGGCAAGGCCAAGGCAACGGTTTCAAAAACCTTTCTTTCCTGCCTTTTTCCCGAGCCCAAGGAGGTGGACTGCACCCGCCACGGGGAAGTAAGGGCCTGCATCAACTGCAGTTATTGTGAAAAGATCTGTCCTAATGATCTCATGCCCAACTTCATCATGAAGGCCCTGTTGAGCGATGAGATTGAAAACGCCCTGGAGTGCGGTCTTCTGGACTGCTGTCAATGCGGTCTGTGTTCCTATGCCTGCCCGTCCAAGATCGAGCTTGCCCAGATTCTGCGCCATGGAATGGACGCCCTTTATAAGGATAAACAATGAACCCCATAAAAAAAATTTTTGATCTGACCGAGCCCCATTTTACAGGGTCTGGACGTTTTGCCAGGATTGAGCCCCTGTTTGATGCGGCAAAGACGGTTTTCTTTTTCCCGTCGCCTGTGAACCGGGTGATGCCCTTTATCCGGGACAACCTGGACCTTAAACGCTATATGACTTTTGTCCTTGTGGCACTGGTGCCTGTAATCCTGTTCGGCATCTACAATACAGGACTCCAGTCAGGCATTGCCCGGGGCCAGCAACTGGATGTGGTTGCAGCCATTCTCCTGGGTGTACGGTATGTCCTGCCCATCATCGTGGTTTCCTATGTGGTGGGGTTTTTCTGGGAGATTCTCTTTGCCGTTGTGCGTAAACACAAGATCAGCGAAGGGTTCTTTGTCACGGGTATGTTGTTTCCCCTGACCCTGCCCGCCACCATTCCCCTGTGGCAGGTGGCACTTGGCATTTCCTTTGGTGTTGTGATGGGTAAAGAGGTGTTTGGCGGAACCGGCCGAAACATTCTCAATCCCGCCCTCACGGCCCGGGCTTTTATTTTTTTCTCGTACCCGGTTTCCATGTCTGGAAATGTCTGGATTGCAGGCACAAACGGCGTGGACGCTGTTTCCAGTGCCACGGCCCTTGCCACAACCGGTGTTGACGGCGGGACGATCACCCAGGCCCTGTCCCAGGCCGGTTTTTCCCTGACCAACCTTTTTTGGGGGTTTGTGCCGGGCAGCATCGGTGAAACCTCGGCCCTGTGCTGTTTGTTGGGCGGCGCCTTCCTTGTGATTACCCGGATTGGAAATTTTCGCATTATTGCCGGTGGCATCATTGGTCTTGTTGCCACATCCCTTGCCTTCTACCTTGTCCCGGGCAATGCGAGCACCTGGGGCCATGCTGGTCCCCTTTATCATCTGTGCGCCGGCGGGTTTTTGTTCGGCATCTGTTTCATGGCCACCGATCCCGTGTCTGCGCCTGGGACCAATCCCGGTCGCTGGATGTTTGGGTTTCTCATTGGTTTTCTCACGGTGGTGATTCGGGTGGTCAACCCCGCCTTTGTCGAAGGCACCATGCTTGCCATTCTTTTCATGAACGTATTCTCGGCACTGCTGGACCATGGGGTGGTTAAATATAAATCATCAAAGAGGATTCCCAATGTCTGAAACCCGACCGGATAAAAACAGCCGAAAAAATGTGATTCGTTTTGCCCTGCTGGTTTCATTTGTATGCAGTCTGCTCATCAGTGGTGCGGCAAGCGGTTTAAAGGGGTTTCAGCAGGAGAACATCGCCCTTGATAAACGCGTTAACCTTCTCAAGGCTGCCAACCTGGTTGAGCCGGGTAAAAAACCTTCAAAGGATGAAATCAACCGCCTCTATGACGCCCATATTGAGGAGGCAATTGTGGACAGCCAGGGGAAAATTCTTGAACAAGTGGATCCCAATGCCCTGCACCTCTACCTGTACAAGAGTGACGGCCGTATCCAGGGGTATATCCTGCCCATCAACAGTCGGGGGTTGTGGGGTAAGATCCAGGGATATCTTGCCTTTAAGGCGGACGGTGAGACCGTGTCCGGATTTTCAATCTTCAACCATTCAGAGACCCCGGGGCTGGGCGGAGAGATTGAAAGTGCCTGGTTTCAGAAAAATTTCAAGGGTAAAAAGATCGTTAACGCCCAGAACAAGTTTGTCTCGGTGGGCATTGCCAAGGGTAAAGTGGCAAATCTGCCTGCATCGGAACAGGAAAATTATGTGGACGGCATCAGCGGGGCCACCCTGACCGGGAAGTACCTCTCCGAGGGCATTAAATCCACCCTGGTCAAGTATGATGCCGTTTCGATCACCTTTCGGCAGCATGACCTGATCCCAAAAGGTGCAGGCACCCCAGAACCTGCCCCGGTAAAAAAATAAGGCTACCACCCATTTAAAGATAAAAGGATTCCCATGGCAAAAGAAAAATCAAACCGATTGGACATAATGGTTCGGGGCATCTGGCGGGAGAACCCAGTGGCGTTCCAGGTGCTCGGCATCTGTTCGGCCCTTGCCGTTACGGTCAAGATGTCAACGGCCCTTGTCATGGCCGTTGCCCTCACCGTTGTCACGGCCTGTTCCAGTTTTACCATCTCGTTGCTGCGTAAACAGATCCCCTCAAACATCCGGATCATTGTGGAGCTTGCCATCATTGCCTCCCTGGTCATCATCACGGACGAGGTGCTCAAGGCCTTTTTCTACGACACCTCAAAGCAGCTATCGATCTTTGTGGGGCTTATCATCACCAACTGCATCGTCCTTGGACGGGCCGAGGCCTTTGCCCTTGCCAACACCCCGGGGGACTCGTTTGTGGACGGTATTGCCAACGGTATAGGATATGGGCTTATCCTTGTGGCTGTGGCCTTTATCAGGGAACTTCTGGGGTCGGGCAATATCTTCGGCATACCCGTTATTCCCGGGTTCATGATAGAAGCCGGGTACCAGAACATGGGGCTCATGGTGCTGGCACCGGGCGCTTTTTTTATTATCGGGCTTCTGGTCTGGCTGAAAAACAGTCTGCCGGGCGTCTCCCATGAAAACAAATAAGCAGCCTGCTTGGAGCGGAATATGGGCTCACGGACACAACGAAGCATGAAACTTGAATCTTCGACAACAGAGGCGACCGGGGGGAGGGCAAAACCTTCCTCTGGTCGGCGGAATGGTACAAGTTTCATATAATCATATAAAGGAGTAGGCAATGGGTGACCTGTTCAGTCTTTTTATTAACTCGGTTTTTATTGGAAATATTCTCCTGGCCTATTTTCTGGGCATGTGTTCGTTCATTGCCGTGTCCAAAAACATTGAAACAGCAACGGGCCTGGGATTTGCCGTAATTTTTGTCCTCACCGTCACAAGCCCGGTAAACTGGGTGGTTTACCACGGACTGCTGGCACCCGGGGCACTGGCCTGGGCCGGGTTGCCCAATGTGGACCTGAGTTTCTTAAAGTATATCACCTTTATTGCGGTCATTGCCGCCATTGTCCAGGCCCTTGAGATGGTCATTGATAAATATTCCCCCCTTCTATATGCGGCCCTTGGCGTTTTTCTTCCCCTGATTGCTGTGAACTGCGCCATCCTGGGTACCTCCCTTTTCATGGTGGAGAGAAACTACACCCTGGTGGAGTCCATGGTCTTTGGCGCAGGCTCGGGCACGGGCTGGATGCTTGCCATTGTCTCCATGGCCGCCATTAGAAAGAAGGTCCAGTACGCCGACGTTCCTGTCGGGCTCCAGGGATTCGGCATCACCATGATCGTTGCAGGGCTCATGGCCATGACCTTTATGATGTTTTCAGGGATTACCCTGTAAAAAAAATCAAGGAGACGATAATTGATCTACCTCATCAGCATACTGGTCTTCTCGGGCGTCATCCTTGCCCTTGTCATGGTGTTACTCTTTGTGGAAGCCAAGGTGACAACCAAGGGCGAGCATGGGATTGTCATCAACAATGACAAGGACCATTCAATCAAGGTGGCCGGTACCCCCACACTGTTGTCGGCCCTTTCCAGCCAGGAGATCTTTTTGCCTTCAGCCTGCGGTGGTTCCGGCTCCTGCGGCATGTGTAAATGTGAGGTGATCAAGGGCGGCGGAAGCATTCTTCCCACTGAGCTTGGCCATTTGAGCCGCAAGGAGAAGCTTGCCGGCAAGCGCCTCGCCTGCCAGCTCAAGGTCAAGAACGACCTTGAAATCAGACTGCCGGAATCGATCTTCGGCATTAAAAAGGTGGATGCCGAAGTGGTATCAAACCATAATGTGGCAACCTTTATCAAGGAACTGGTGCTCAAACCCGCAACCCCCATTGATTTCAAGGCTGGCGCCTATTTCCAGATCGACGTGCCCGAGTATGATTTAAACTTTAAAGAGTTTAATATTGAAAGCAAATATGTGAGTGAATGGAAAAAATACAACCTCATGGAATT
Coding sequences:
- the nqrE gene encoding NADH:ubiquinone reductase (Na(+)-transporting) subunit E, producing the protein MGDLFSLFINSVFIGNILLAYFLGMCSFIAVSKNIETATGLGFAVIFVLTVTSPVNWVVYHGLLAPGALAWAGLPNVDLSFLKYITFIAVIAAIVQALEMVIDKYSPLLYAALGVFLPLIAVNCAILGTSLFMVERNYTLVESMVFGAGSGTGWMLAIVSMAAIRKKVQYADVPVGLQGFGITMIVAGLMAMTFMMFSGITL
- a CDS encoding FMN-binding protein → MSETRPDKNSRKNVIRFALLVSFVCSLLISGAASGLKGFQQENIALDKRVNLLKAANLVEPGKKPSKDEINRLYDAHIEEAIVDSQGKILEQVDPNALHLYLYKSDGRIQGYILPINSRGLWGKIQGYLAFKADGETVSGFSIFNHSETPGLGGEIESAWFQKNFKGKKIVNAQNKFVSVGIAKGKVANLPASEQENYVDGISGATLTGKYLSEGIKSTLVKYDAVSITFRQHDLIPKGAGTPEPAPVKK
- a CDS encoding NADH:ubiquinone reductase (Na(+)-transporting) subunit D, giving the protein MAKEKSNRLDIMVRGIWRENPVAFQVLGICSALAVTVKMSTALVMAVALTVVTACSSFTISLLRKQIPSNIRIIVELAIIASLVIITDEVLKAFFYDTSKQLSIFVGLIITNCIVLGRAEAFALANTPGDSFVDGIANGIGYGLILVAVAFIRELLGSGNIFGIPVIPGFMIEAGYQNMGLMVLAPGAFFIIGLLVWLKNSLPGVSHENK
- a CDS encoding Na(+)-translocating NADH-quinone reductase subunit A → MEKIKISKGFTTPLAGMPDIGIIELSDPRTLGLSAMDVPHIRAKLMVKEGDRVQTGAPLFYDKRDKSVQYVSPGTGVIQKIVYGERRRLHEVVISLEGAEDFVEFDPISLSALGEVSRQVLVERLKQGGMWQALRQFPAMDTADASHTPSMIIVSLSGNDPFSPDPGVVFEREQTALHFGLEVLKRLSDRIVVTVREGSLERLGKVKSSVTHTVPDIYPAWNPGAVLYHLKKDSAENSSWCIAADHLVMMARFLMTGRYPTQKIITVTRGREHRPHILTRQGAPVKALIGDFIDRSLITTGRFNGRIVEPDDHLGFFENTLNLIDTPDGEELLGFIRPGKAKATVSKTFLSCLFPEPKEVDCTRHGEVRACINCSYCEKICPNDLMPNFIMKALLSDEIENALECGLLDCCQCGLCSYACPSKIELAQILRHGMDALYKDKQ
- the epsC gene encoding serine O-acetyltransferase EpsC, with the protein product MEILNASDAACKSEHQFISEHREKLPGVIETVLASMEDETCFAHIGDEPIHFSTSVKVMVDKFREVLFPGYFSKKKLDAANLAYCMGQNISELHDILSEQIVHVMRHDCLRYGQACTDCERRGQEMALAVIEKVPGVRQALAEDVRGAYDGDPAAKSHDEVIFSYPGLFAITVYRIAHILHQLQIPQLPRIMSEHAHSLTGIDIHPGARIGRRFVIDHGTGIVIGETSIIGNNVRIYQNVTIGALSLPPGSGKSLKGKKRHPTIEDDVIVYSGATILGGQTTIGRGSVIGGNVWITESIPADTKVFIETPRLIYRYKERENEYSI
- a CDS encoding ferritin-like domain-containing protein, producing MNSQDIFKNALIYERKIRDLYLSAVDTIDDDRGKSIFKALADDEQSHIDFLEHGLDLLAQEREIDIESLKSDISPVVDDGIEQMKDRIPEQMLGDVKRVLNAALGLEIETSRFYKKACENSQGPIREMLEKFYEIEQRHVEVVQVQLDYATGSGYWFNFMEKDMED
- a CDS encoding vWA domain-containing protein, whose translation is MFITFFYKLKEVGVPVSPTAFLTLQKALDRGLVSTLDDFYTTARAVLVKSERYFDLYDQVFAFCFEGVALPDSSGFEVDEVARAMLDEWLKNPKQLANALGIDPAKLADLSPDELIDYFKQRLKDQEGRHEGGNKWIGTGGTSPVGHSGYHPGGMRVGGESRNKSAVKVANERRYKDYSARGPLTQAMVGEALKRLRNMVPTGPRDEINIHDTIYKTMKNAGEIELVFDRSMRDRLKIILAIDNGGWSMDPYISVVQTLFDYARAQFKEVKTVFFHNTIYDHVWEDPQRYRKPLRVDDFTRRDPETRFIVLGDASMAPYELMAADGSIHVSGRSGKPSIERLRFIAETFAHCVWLNPVQESMWGYTHSIMAISSVFPMFELSLDGLEKAVSRLMIR
- a CDS encoding NADH:ubiquinone reductase (Na(+)-transporting) subunit B; translated protein: MNPIKKIFDLTEPHFTGSGRFARIEPLFDAAKTVFFFPSPVNRVMPFIRDNLDLKRYMTFVLVALVPVILFGIYNTGLQSGIARGQQLDVVAAILLGVRYVLPIIVVSYVVGFFWEILFAVVRKHKISEGFFVTGMLFPLTLPATIPLWQVALGISFGVVMGKEVFGGTGRNILNPALTARAFIFFSYPVSMSGNVWIAGTNGVDAVSSATALATTGVDGGTITQALSQAGFSLTNLFWGFVPGSIGETSALCCLLGGAFLVITRIGNFRIIAGGIIGLVATSLAFYLVPGNASTWGHAGPLYHLCAGGFLFGICFMATDPVSAPGTNPGRWMFGFLIGFLTVVIRVVNPAFVEGTMLAILFMNVFSALLDHGVVKYKSSKRIPNV
- the cysK gene encoding cysteine synthase A; protein product: MNILSDLTKGWGCTPLVHLKSLSSRYHATILGKVEAYNPMGSIKDRIGVAMIEAAEREGLITKDTVIVEPTSGNTGIALAFTAAVKGLKLILTMPETMSVERRKLLKHLGATLVLTPGPLGMKGAVEKARAIVAETDNAFMPDQFSNPANPAVHAKTTAEEIWIDTDGKVDILVSGVGTGGTITGVAGVIKQRRPSFRAVAVEPAESPVLSGGAPGPHKIQGIGAGFIPQVLDLSLVDEIVQVASADAMKQAKQLARDEGILCGISSGAAIQAVIDLASKEENREKLMVVILPDTGERYLSTDLFLDSV
- a CDS encoding TatD family hydrolase, encoding MRLFDSHCHINDPCFEEDFDPMLERASEAGVKAMMIAGVSIETSEKAICLARTHGNIYTAVGIHPHDAEGCTSETIDTLKELAQNDCVRAWGEIGLDFNRMHSPASVQELWFETQMAAAEDLGLPMIFHERDSMGRFQEMVKAFNFKAPQGVVHCFSGTKEEMFSYLDLGFHIGITGILTIKQRGAELRRLAPMIPEDRILIETDAPYLTPAPRKNKVRRNEPAFVKFVMERLAEVRQADIETLSETVWNNTCKLYNVDRPSGS